The following are encoded together in the Tursiops truncatus isolate mTurTru1 chromosome 10, mTurTru1.mat.Y, whole genome shotgun sequence genome:
- the DRC5 gene encoding dynein regulatory complex subunit 5 — MEETQITPPPSVPSWSSTSTQDQSFTAGQASSTGPQPSKSSVIPPPVKSKGPSSGAGVRRMRRIIAEDAEWSVAIVPLLTELCIQHIVKNFQNNPILKQLLPEHQKKVLNQLSPDLPLAVTANLIEDENYWRRCCTQRWPVCHVDEHGGSWKRMFFELHLENLLKHFIPGTTDPEVILSLLPLCRNYVRTIRVDQFLPPVQLPTPLRGGDQSDSSSEGEMEEEPAMGHYQLGDLVAGLSRLEELDLVYGVKDCGMNFEWNLFLFTYRDCHSLAATVKACHTLKIFRLTRSKVDDDKARILICSLLDHAALEELDLSHNLIGDRGARAAAKLLGHSRLRVLNLANNQVRAPGAQSLAHALAHNSNLVSLSLRLNCIEDEGGQALAHALQTNKCLTTLHLGGNELSEPTATLLSQVLSINTTLTSINLSCNHIGLVSHRFWDRQGQGEALGPWEAGVESDCCGVRSG; from the exons ATGGAGGAAACCCAGATAACACCCCCACCGTCGGTCCCCAGCTGGTCCTCAACCTCCACCCAGGACCAGTCCTTCACTGCCGGCCAAGCTTCAAGCACAGGCCCACAGCCCTCAAAGTCCTCTGTCATCCCACCCCCAGTGAAGTCCAAGGGCCCGAGTTCCGGGGCTGGGGTACGTCGGATGCGCAGGATCATCGCTGAGGATGCTGAGTGGTCAGTGGCCATTGTGCCCCTCCTCACAGAACTCTGCATTCAACACATTGTCAAGAACTTCCAGA ACAACCCtatcctgaagcagctgctcccagAGCATCAGAAGAAGGTCCTGAACCAACTGTCCCCCGACCTGCCGCTGGCTGTGACCGCCAACCTGATAGAGGATGAGAACTACTGGCGCCGCTGCTGCACGCAACGCTGGCCCGTGTGCCACGTGGACGAGCACGGCGGCAGCTGGAAGCGCATGTTCTTCGAGCTGCACCTGGAGAACCTGCTGAAGCACTTCATCCCCGGCACCACGGACCCCGAGGTGATCCTCAGCCTGCTGCCGCTCTGCAGGAACTACGTGCGCACGATCCGGGTGGATCAGTTCCTTCCGCCCGTGCAGCTCCCGACTCCACTTCGGGGCGGGGATCAGTCCGACTCCAGCAGTGAaggagagatggaggaggagcCGGCCATGGGCCACTACCAACTGGGCGACCTGGTGGCTGGCCTGAGCCGCCTGGAGGAGCTGGACCTGGTGTACGGTGTCAAGGACTGTGGCATGAACTTCGAGTGGAACCTCTTCCTCTTCACCTACCGCGACTGCCACTCCCTGGCAGCCACAGTCAAGGCATGCCACACGCTCAAG ATCTTCAGGCTGACCCGAAGCAAGGTGGACGACGACAAGGCCCGCATCCTCATCTGCAGCCTCCTGGACCACGCGGCCCTAGAGGAGCTGGACCTGTCACACAACCTCATCGGAGACCGGGGCGCGCGCGCCGCCGCCAAGCTGCTGGGCCACAGCCGCCTGCGCGTGCTCAACCTCGCCAACAACCAGGTGCGCGCGCCCGGCGCCCAGTCGCTGGCTCACGCCCTGGCGCACAACAGCAACCTCGTCTCCCTCAGCCTGCGCCTCAACTGCATCGAGGATGAGGGCGGCCAGGCGCTCGCCCACGCCCTGCAGACCAACAAGTGCCTCACCACACTGCACCTCGGGGGCAACGAGCTGTCCGAGCCCACTGCCACGCTCCTCTCCCAGGTGCTGTCCATCAACACCACGCTCACTAGCATCAACCTGTCCTGCAACCACATCGGGCTGGTGAGCCACCGCTTCTGGGACAGGCAGGGCCAAGGGGAGGCCCTGGGGCCTTGGGAGGCGGGAGTGGAATCCGATTGCTGTGGGGTACGTAGCGGATAA